A region of the Sodalis ligni genome:
AGCGCTGAATGCCCCCAGTTCATAACGGCCAGCGCCATAGCGGCGGCGGCCGGGAATGATATCCGGCGGCTGTCGTTCAGGTGTGTTGCTGGTGTAGTTCTGGTGTAGTTCTGGTGTAGTTCTGGTGTAGTTCTGGTGTAGTTCTGGAACTGAGTCCGCCAAAGAGATGGCCGCAAAACAACAGCTAGACGGACACGCCGCTCCGTCTTACTTCCTGGTGCGCTCCGCACGCTGACGCCGCCACTCCTTCGGATCCAACAACAGCGGCCGGTAAATCTCCACCCGATCGCCGTCATTCAGGATATCCTCCAGCACGGCGGGCCGGCTGAATATCCCCACCTTGTTTTTGCCCAGATCAATATCAGGCCGCAGGGCCAAAATACCGGAGGCCTCAATGGCGTCTTTAAGCGTGCTGCCTGCGGGCAAGGTGAGCGGGTAAAGGTATTGCCGCTCAGGCAAGGCATATAC
Encoded here:
- a CDS encoding RnfH family protein, with protein sequence MPDIRVEVVYALPERQYLYPLTLPAGSTLKDAIEASGILALRPDIDLGKNKVGIFSRPAVLEDILNDGDRVEIYRPLLLDPKEWRRQRAERTRK